The following proteins come from a genomic window of Neofelis nebulosa isolate mNeoNeb1 chromosome 5, mNeoNeb1.pri, whole genome shotgun sequence:
- the LOC131512519 gene encoding heterogeneous nuclear ribonucleoprotein A1-like produces MSKSESPKEPEQLRKLFIGGLNFETTDESLRSHFEQWGTLTDCVVMRDPNTKRSRGFGFVTYATVKEVDAAMNARPHKVDGRVVEPKRAVSREDSQRPGAHLIVKKIFVGGIKEDTEEHHLRDYFEQYGKIEVIEIMTDRGSGKKRGFAFVTFDDHDSVDKIVIQKYHTVNGHNCEVRKALSKQEMASASSSQRGRSGSGNFGGGRGGGFDGNDNFGRGGNFSGRGGFGGSRGGGGYGGSGDGYNGFGNDGSNFGGGGSYNDFGNYNNQSSNFGPMKGGNFGGRSSGPYGGGGQYFAKPRNQGGCGGSSSSSSYGSGRRF; encoded by the coding sequence ATGTCTAAGTCAGAGTCTCCCAAAGAGCCTGAACAGCTGCGGAAGCTTTTCATTGGAGGTTTGAACTTTGAAACAACCGATGAGAGTCTGAGGAGCCATTTTGAGCAATGGGGAACGCTTACGGACTGTGTGGTAATGAGAGATCCAAACACCAAGCGCTCCAGAGGCTTTGGGTTTGTCACCTATGCCACTGTGAAAGAGGTGGATGCAGCCATGAATGCAAGGCCACACAAGGTGGATGGAAGAGTTGTGGAACCAAAGAGGGCTGTCTCGAGAGAAGATTCTCAAAGACCTGGTGCCCACTTAATtgtgaaaaagatttttgtcggtggcattaaagaagacactgaagaacatcatctaagagattattttgaacagtATGGGAAAATTGAAGTGATTGAAATCATGACTGACCGAGGCAGTGGCAAAAAGAGAGGCTTTGCTTTTGTGACCTTTGATGACCATGACTCTGTAGACAAGattgtcattcaaaaataccaTACTGTGAACGGCCACAACTGTGAAGTAAGGAAAGCTTTATCTAAGCAAGAGATGGCTAGTGCTTCTTCCAGCCAAAGAGGTCGAAGTGGTTCTGGGAACTTCGGTGGTGGTCGTGGAGGTGGTTTTGATGGGAATGACAACTTTGGCCGTGGAGGAAACTTCAGTGGGCGAGGTGGCTTTGGCGGCAGTCGAGGTGGTGGTGGAtatggtggcagtggggatggctATAACGGATTTGGTAACGATGGAAGCAACTTTGGAGGTGGTGGAAGCTATAATGATTTCGGCAATTACAACAATCAATCTTCAAATTTTGGACCCATGAAAGGAGGAAATTTTGGAGGCAGAAGCTCTGGCCCCTATGGTGGTGGAGGCCAATACTTTGCCAAACCACGAAACCAAGGTGGCTGTGGCGgttccagcagcagcagtagctatggcagtggcagaaggttttaa